Genomic DNA from Catenulispora sp. EB89:
TCGCAGATCTCCGAGCTGGCGGAGCTGACCACGGCGAAGCACCGGTCCGCGGTCCTGACCGTGGCCCCCGACGCCTTCGGGTGGGCGGCATGAACAAGACCTCGGCGGTCGCGGCCGTCATCGAAGCCTTCCCCGAAGCGCCGATCGTCTTCACCACCGGCTACACCTGCCGCATCGCCCGGCACCTGCGCGACAGCCCGAACCACTTCTACATGGTGGGCTCGATGGGCCTGGCCCCGTCGATCGCCATCGGCATCGCCATGCAGACCGGCGAACCCGCGGTGGTGGTGGACGGCGACGGCAGCCTCATGATGAACCCCGTCGGCCTGCTCGTCGCCGGACCGATCCGGGACCTCCCGCTGCTGCACGTCCTGCTCGACGACGGTGTCTACGACTCCACCGGCGGCCAGCCGACCCCGTCCGCCGGCGTGGACTTCGGTGCGTGGGCCCGCGGCTCCGGCTTCGGCGAAACCCTCCGCGCCGACGACGAGGACGCCCTGCGCACGGCGCTCGCGCGGCACACGCACGTCAGCACCCCGACCTTCCTGCACTGCCGCGTGGCCGCCGACGCGGGCGCGCCGCCGCCACGGATCGACGCCGACCTCGCGGACCACGCGGACCGGCTGCGGCGCCATGTGGCGGGGATCGCAGGGTGAGCGCATGAAGCCGTGCAGTAGCCTGCCCGCGTGAAGACTCATCGACGCCACATGGCCGGGATCGGCGCGTTCGCCGCGGTGGCCGGACTCCTGCTGTCGGGCTGCGCCTCCTCCGGCACGGTCGGCTCCGCCGCCGGGTCCCCGACGTCCGTCGGGAGCCAGGCATCGGCTTCGGACACCGCTACGGACACGGCGTCGACCTCGGCTTCCGCCTCGGACACCGCCACCGCCTCCGCTCCGGACAGCGCCTCGACCTCGGCCCCCGCCGCGGCGGGCGGAGCCAAGAGCTGGCCCACCGAGCCGCCGATGACCATCGACAAGACCAAGGCGTACACGATGACCCTGCACACCAGCCAGGGCGACATCGTCATCGCCCTCAACGCCGCCAAGGCGCCGCACGCGGTGAACTCCTTCAATTTCCTGGCCGCCCAGAACTTCTACAACGGCAGCCGCTGCCACCGCCTGACGACCCAGGGCATCTACGTCCTCCAGTGCGGCGACCCGACCGGCACCGGCTCCGGCGGGCCGGGCTACCAGTTCCAGGACGAGAACCTGGCCGGCGCCACCTACCCGGCCGGCACCGCGGCGATGGCCAACGCCGGACCGGGCACCAACGGCAGCCAGTTCTTCCTCGTCTACAAGGACGCCGCGCTGCCCCCGAACTACACCCCCTTCGGCACCATCACCTCCGGTCTGGACGTCGTGACGAAGGTCGCCGCCGGCGGCGAGGACGACGCCAACGGGGCCGGGGACGGGCGCCCGAAGATCGATGTGGTGCTGAACAGCGTGACGGTCGCCGCGCACTGACCGGTCGTCGCGCACTGGCCGGCCAGCCGGGTGCCGGCTGACGCGCTGCTGGCCGACCGGCCGTGGGCCGACTGGCCGCTGATCGGCCGACTGGTGACCGACTGGCCGCTGACCGGTCGGCTGACTGCGTGGCCGGTCGGCCGGGTGGTGGATCCCGGCCTGCCCGGCGCTCATCCCACGGCCTCCACCCAGGCGGCCGTGGCCTGGATCGCGGTCGCGTGCTGCCACGGCTTTCCGGCCGGTCCGGAGATCACGTCGCGCGGCTCGGTGCGGCGGAACCTGCCCAGATTCTTCAGATTGCCCAGATTCTCCAGATCACTGAGATGCGATGCCGTGTGCTGGGCGAACTCCAGCGCGGTGAAGTACTTCCGCAGGAGCGTCGGCTGGTCGAGCGTGATCTCGCTCAGCGTCACGTTCCGGTTCTGCGGGATGTCGCGCGTCAGCAGCCCGACCAGGTCGTCCATCTTGCGCCGCGCGGAGGCGTCGTCGTCGGCGTCGCGGAACATCAGGACACTGTGTCGCCCATCCGGCCCGGCCTCGGTGAAGTGCGTCTTCGCAAGCTTCAGCAGACTCGTGGACCAGCTCGGTGACGCCAGCAGGATGATGTTCGCGTTCCTCGATCGGAGCGCGGTCTCCAGCGCCGCCTGCTCCAAGGCCGGGGTGAAGTCCGCGGCCAGGTCGCTCGCCAGGGTGGCGATGTCGACTCGATGGTCCCGGCTGACCAGCCCCAGCCGGAGGAACATGTCCAACAGGATCGCGACGTCCCGGCCGACGTGCAGGAACGGGTACTGCCGGTCCGGCCTGCCAGGTTCCCACCGCGCCACCGAGACGCCGGCCTCCCGACCCAGCTCGGCCAGTCGCCCGCCCGAGGTCAGCAGCAGCGTCCGGTGGTGTCGATCCGCCAGGGCACGGAAGACCCGCACCGCCTCCTCCGTGTGGCCGTCGTCGGAGGTGACGATGAACAGCGTCCCCTCATCGTCCGCCACGGAGCGCGGGACCAGATGCGGGGCGTCGAAGTCGTTGAAGAAGTGCACTTCCACCTCGGCACCCGAGGTGTTGAGGAACATCCCGATCACATCGGCGGCGGTGGCGGTGGCGGAGCAGTCCGTCCCGGAGAAGACGACGCGACGGAACCGGCCGCTCTCGATACGTGTTCTCAGCTCAGGGGTGACTTCGGCGATGGAGCACTCGTCGAGACGTGCAGACATAAAAGGATCTTCCCCTCCGGGGCGGCGACCGCCGTATCGGACTCCTCGATGGATTTGCCGTCCGCGACGATTCTCCAAGGGCACAGCGGCCAAGTCCCGTTATCGGAACGAATCTGTACACCCTCGCTGAGCCCCGGCTGCGCGGGCTTCCTACGCTGCCCCGCGCCGAGGCCACCACGGCACCACCGCCGACGTCCGCCGCTGGTACTCCGCGTACTCCGGGTACCGCGAGAGGCTGATGCTCTCGGTGAAGCGGGTCGAGCCGATGAACAGCGCGGTCAGCAGGATCGCGCCGACGACCGTCACCGGCACCGCGCGGGCCGCCGCCACGCCGAATCCCGCGATCACCCACCACTGCGCCTGCTCGAAGAAGAAGTTGGGGTGTCGCGAGGAGCCGAACAGGCCGGTCGTGACGAAGCGTGCCGAGGGCTCGCGGCCGGCGTCCAGGTCGGCGCGCTTCGCCTGCTGGAACCGCCACTGCTGCTGGTCCGCCACCGTCTCGCCGACCAGGAACGCGGCGAACAGCACGGTCAGGACGCCGTCCGCGACGGTGAACGACGTGCGGTGGTGCAGGGCGGTGTCGGCGGGGAGCGTGATCAGCAGCAGGATCGCGTTCTGGTACAGCGTGATGAAGAAGATGTTGAAGAGCTGGAACTGCCACGGCGCCATCCGGCCCCGCAGCACCGCCCACCGATAGTCCTCGCCGCCGCGCGCGTAGCCACCCTTGCGCGCGAAGTTGAAGGTGAGCCGCACGCCCCACAGCGCGACCAGGGCGAACATGACGTTCAGGCGCGCGTCGTGGAAGCCTGCCGCGCCGGCGAAGATCCCGGTGTAGGCCAGCGGGACCACCGACCAGATGCGATCGACCCACGAGTACTCCCTCGTGAGAACCGACATCAGCCAAGTCGCGAAGCAAACTCCCGCGTATACGTACAAGCAGATCCTGATCGCGTCCATGGGCTGACTGTAAGGTCCCGGAGCCTGGAAGGGCAGTACCATCCCGCCTTACGATCAGGTATGGCCGACGCGGTGAACCTCCCCCTTCGGGAGCGCAAGATCGACGTCTTCTTCGCGGTCGTGTTCTCGGCGTTCGTGGTGACGTCCTGCATCAGCGACCTGCTGCCCACCGTCGGTGTCGACTTCTCGCACCCCGGCGGCAACTTCTTCGTCCGCTCCAACTACTGGTACGCCCACGACGCCGACCCGCTGTTCATGCACCCGCCGGACTGGATGCGCATCGTGACCGGGCTCTCAGCCTTCGTCTACATGCCCTTCTACATCGTCCTCGTACTGGCCCTGACGACCGGCCGGAACTGGATCCAGCTGCCGTCGGTGATCTACGCCACGATGATCGTCACCCTGACCGGCATCGTCGTGTTCGGCGTGGAGTTCTTCGGCGAGTCCGCGACGCGGACCGGGAACCCGGGCAAGTTCCTGGCCTTCAACCTGCCCTACGTCCTCGTCCCGCTGCTGCTTCTGGTGCGGATGCGCAAGCCGCTGCCGTTCGCTCGGAGGTTCTGATCTCTGCCCGGCCTCCGATCGGGCGGCGTGCTGTCGCAACAGCCTGAGTCAAGACATAGTAAAGAGTTCTTGACGGCTTGTGTTCGAAGTTGTTCGCTGGCGTTCTGTACAACGTTGTAATAGCGAACAGATCGCGACAACGTCGCCGCCCGATCGTTTCGGGAAGGAAAAGCCTGATGCCCGTCCATCGCCATCGGCCACCCCGTACGCTGTCCCCTCGAACACTGCGACTCTCGGCCGTGTTCATGGCCCTCGCCATCGTTTTCGGTCTGTGCCTACCGGCGTCTGCGGTAGCGAACGCAGGCACGCCGACGGAGTACCCGGGCCTCGAAGCCCAGTACGGCCTCGCCACCGGCACCCCCGGGGGCAGCGACTGGACCCTGGGGCCGGTGAAGAACACCATCGTTGACCCCAACATCGACTTCTCGAACCTCTTGCCGCGCCTCCAGCAGTTCGCCGGCGCCCCCACGGATGCCGGGATCCAGTGGAGCGGCGTCATCCATGTGCCGACGACCGGCAGCTACACCTTCCAGTGGTACGGGGACAACGGCTTCCGGATGACGATCGACGGCGGCTCCGTCATCGACCATTGGGTCGACGACTGGAACGTCCCGATCACCGCCACCGTGAACCTCACCGCGGGCGAGCACACCTTGCAGGCGCAGTACTTCCAGGACTTCGGCGGCGCCTCCGCGCAGCTGTCCTGGGCTCCGCCCGGCCAGTCGATGGCGCCGGTCCCGGCCTCGGCCTTCACGGTGCCGCCGGGTTACGTCCCGACCCTGACCGACGCCTCGCTCTCGGCCGACGGCACGAAGGTCCGGATGACGTTCAGCAAGCCGCTGGCCGCCTGGCCGTCGGCGGCGACCGGCCATCTGAGCGTCGCAGGGTTCCCCATCTCCTCGGCGGCGCTGGACCCGGCCGATCCCGCGACGCTCGTCGTCACCCTCGGCGGCCCGCTCTACAAGACCTGGACCGACCTCACGGTCGGCTACGACGGCACCGGCGGCGCCGCGTACGCCGACGGCTCGGCCGTGCCGCTGTTCTACAGCGGTCTGGCCAACACCTCGACGGCGGACATGACCACGCCGTGGGCCTCGCAGGTCAACCCGAACAACCCGCTGCCGGACTACCCCCGCCCGCAGATGACGCGCGACCGGTGGCAGTCGCTGAACGGCAAGTGGGGTTTCGAGGGGCTGCCCGAGAGCACCGGCGCGACCGACGTCCAGAAGCCGCCGGCGAGCAACGCGCACCTGACCGGCTCGATCGTCGTGCCGTATCCGATGGAGTCGGAGCTGTCCGGCGTCCAGCAGCACTACGACTACTCCTTCTACCGGCGCACGTTCACCGTTCCCGCCTCGTGGCGCGCCGACGGTCAGCGCGTCGTGCTCAACTTCGGCGCCGTCAACTACCAGACGACGGTCTGGGTGAACAACGTTCAGGTGGCCACGCACACCGGCGGCTACCTGCCCTTCAGCGCCGACATCACCGCGGCGCTCAAGGGCTTCGGGCCGCAGCAGATCACCGTGGGCGTCACCAACACCGACGCGCCCAACCAGCCGCAGGGCAAGCAGCAGCTCGACCCGTCAGGGATCTTCTATACCGCGTCGAGCGGCATCTGGCAGACCGTGTGGCTGGAGCCGACCTCGGCGAAGCGGCTCGACCAGGTCGTGTTCACGCCGAACCTGCCGAACGCGCCGAGCACCGCGGGCGCCTCGGTCACCGTGGACGCCGTCAGCGGCACCTCCGCCGGCGGTCGTGTCCACGTCACCGTCACCGACGGCCGGCGAGTCGTGGCCGAGGGGACTGGGACGGCGAACACGCCGTTCACCATCCCGCTGGCCAACCCGCGGCTGTGGTCGCCGTCCGATCCGTTCCTGTACCGCGCGACGGTGACGCTGACCGACGGCTGGTCGTGGGACCCGGTCGGTTCGTACTTCGGCGAGCGCACCGTGGGCATCGGAAAGGTGAACGGGGTCAGCAAGATCCTGCTGAACGGCACGCCGACCTTCGTCGACGCGACCCTCGACCAGGGGTTCTGGCCGGACGGCATCTACACCGCGCCGACCGACGCCGCCCTGAAGTGGGACGTCACCGAGACCAAGGCGATGGGCTTCAACGCGATCCGCAAGCACATCAAGGTCGAGCCGGCGCGGTGGTACTACGACGCCGACACCACCGGGATGCTCGTGCTCCAGGACATGCCGTCGATGAACTCCGGGTACACCCCGACCCCGGCGGACGACACCGCGTTCCGGTCCCAGCTGCACCAGATGGCCGTGGACCTGCGCGGGGAGACGTCGATCATCTCGTTCGAGCCCTACAACGAGGGCTGGGGCCTGGACCGGAACACCGTGTCCAACGCGGTCGACGAGGTCAAGCTCGCCGCCGCGCAGGTGCACGCCGACGACCCGAGCCGGCTCGTCGACGCCGAGTCGGGCTTCAACTGCTGCGGCAGCGTGAACACCGACACCGGCGCCGGTAACGTGATCGACTGGCACACCTACACCGGCCCGGCCGACCCGCAGCCCGACACCGCGGACAACCGCGCCGCCATCGACGGCGAGCACGGCGGCTGGGGCCTGGCCATCCCGACTCACGACTGGGATCAGGGCTTCATCAACTACGCCGGCGCCGCCGACACCACGCAGCTGACGCAGAAGTTCGTCCAGACGGCCGACGCGGTCCGGGTGGAGGCCCAGTGCCAGCTCTCCGGAAGCGTCTACACCCAGCTGACCGATGTCGAGGGCGAGGTCAACGGCCTGTGGACCTACGACCGCCGCGAACCGAAGATGGACGTGTCCCAGCTCGCAGCCGCCAACGCCAAGGTGATCGCGGCCGGCAGCACCGCCGGCGACTGCGGCCAGAACGTCGTCAGCAAGGCGGGAAGCTGGCCGCTGGCCGACGGCTCCGGCAGCGTCGCCAAGGACACGTCCGGCAACGGCGATGACGCGACGCTGCCGAACGGCGGCACCTGGACCACGTCCGGTCCGAACGGCGGCGGCCTGCAACTGAACGGCACCGACCAGTACGCGCAGACGCAGGGACCGCTGCTCAACAGCGGCGGCAGCTACACCGTCGCGGCGTGGGTCAACCTGGGCAAGAAGGGCGCGTTCGCCACCGCGGTCAGCGAGGACGGCACGGTGAACAGCGTGTTCTTCCTGCAGTACGACGCCGCCGACGACAGGTTCGCGTTCAGCAACGCGAACGCCCGCGCGGTCGCCAACAGCGGTCCAGGCGGCGGCTCGCCGACGACGGGCACGTGGTACCACCTCGTCGGCGTCCGAGATGGGACGGCGAACACCATGTCGATCTACGTCAACGGCACACTCGCCGGCACGACGACCGTCCCACCGGCGGACATGGCAACCGGCGGGCTGGCTATCGGGCGCGCGAAGTTCGGCGCGCAGCAGGTGGACTTCTGGCCGGGGAGCCTGGACGACGTGCAGATCTTCCCGACGGCGCTGACGGCGGGGCAGGTGTCTGCGCTGGGGTGAGGGGGCTGTAGGTGGTCATCGCGGTCGTGACGCGTCGGCCAGGTTGGTCGGCGCGTCACGACCGTTCAGCGGTGAGCGGCGGTCTTGGCGGGCCGTGGCCTCTGCGGCCTTTTCGGCTCACGGGCCGGTGTGGGTGTAGGGCGCCCACAGGCTCGGGCTGGTCGGATGCTTGGCACGCACGGTGCGTACCGCGTGGTGCAGGGCTTCGGCGGCGCGCTTGGTGTTCAGCGTGGTGCCTTCTTCCGCGAGTCGGGTGTAGACATCGACGGCCAGGTCGGCGGCAATGTGGTCGTCGACCGGCCAGAGGCTGCCGATGACGTGGCGGTAGCCGAGGAGGTGGAACGCGCCGGTCAGATGCAGCGCCTCGTCGGCGAGTTGGGGTGCGGTGACGCTGGTGTCGCAGGCGGACAGGTAGGCGAGGTCCGCGCTGAACTCGAGCTGGACCAGGTCGGCCACGGTCAGGGGAGCGGTCTCGTGGTCGGCCAGGAGCAGGTGACTTTGTCGCGGGCGCTTGCGGTCCGCGGCGCCGTGGCACGCGAAGTGCGCAATCCGGTGCTTCGGCAGCGCGTCGAGGGCTTCGGCGCGCGTGGGGTTGGACAGCACGTGTGCATTGGGGAGCAGGGATATGAGAGCGCTGGCTTCGCGCTCGGCTCCCGGTAGCGGGGCTCCGGGGAGGTCGGGAACAGCGATGATCAGGGGCGTGGCGGCGGGTGCATCGGCGGTTTGATCGGTTTCACCGGTCGGTCCGCTGGCAGCATCAGCGGTCGCGGCGGCGCGCAGCGCGAGCAGCGTCGGCGTGTAGGAGGAGACGACGCGGTCAAGCACGGTACGCCGGCCCCCGGGACGGTCGGCGGGGTCGTCGTGGTGGCCCGCAGCGTGCAACGGCAGTTCTGCGGCCACACCGACCGGGCACCACCAGATCCTCGTCTCGTGCTCGCCGCTGCCCGGGGTGGCTCGAACGCCGAGCGCGGTCAGCACCGGCTCGGCGATCGCGTCCCACAGCCACGCCAGCACCTGCATGATCTCCTGCTCGGGGTCAACGCGCTGTTCGGGGCTCAGATCCCGACTGACCGCCCTTTGCCTGGCGTTCCAGAGCACGACGCTCCGTTCGACCACTGCGGCGTGGTTCAGGTCCGGCAGGGGAACGTGCCGGACGATCTCCGCCGCGTCTCCGGTGACGATCAGCGCGTCGCAACGTTCGGGAGTGCAGACCACGAGGACGACCGGGCCCGCCTGAGCACACGCGGCCAGTTCGGTCAGGCCGGGGCGCAGGAAGTCTTCGAAGGTCGGCAGGGCTCGAATTCGGCTGAGTACGTCCTCGATCTCCGCACGGGTCTCATCGCGCTGCTGTGCCACGTGCTGCTTGGCAGCCGCGGACGCCAGCACCTGTATCTCCGTGACCGAGCCGGATTCGGGACCCTGATCGAGGGCGGTCAGTGTCCCGCGCGCCGAATCAAGGCTCTGCGCCAGCTCCGGGTACGCGGCACGCAGTCGGGCCGACTCACCGCCGCGCAGCGCCAGAGCCTCGGCGACCAGCACCCCGCGGGCGCGTTCGAGCAGTTCCACCGCACACCCGGGCCGTCCGGCGGCGAGCGCGATGGCGGCAGCCTGCGCGGGCAACCCGTCGAGACGCGCCATCCGGGATTCCCGGTCCGAGCGGACGAGACTGGCCGGTGCGAGTTGGTCGATCAACTCCACCACGCGCTCGATGGCCTCCAATGCCGCCTCGAACGCGCCCGCAGCGAGGTCCAAGCGGGCTTGCTCGCGTCCGGCCTGGATCCGGACAAGCGTGGAGGCGGAGGCAAGGTTCGCAGCCTCTCGGAAACGAGTGCGCGCCTCCTCAAGGAGATCTGCGTTCGTGTCGCGCTCTGCCGCGAGGGTCTGCAACGCGAGTCCGAGATTGCACAGCCGGGAGGCACGAAAGGGGTCGCTTTCCGGCGTGTTGAGTGCCACCACCCGCAGCGCCGCCACGGCGACCTCTCCGATCTCTGGGCGCTTGTCGAACTTGAAGATGGCCAGTGCCATGGCCGCGCGGTTGCTCAGGATGAGCAGACGACCGGGGTGGTCCGGAGGAACAAGGGCCTCTGCTTGTTCGAAGAAGGAATACGCGGCGGCGAAGCCTTCCCGTAACCCAGTGTGTTCGGCCAACAGCATCGCCGTGTAGCCGAGGTCGTTGAGTCTTCCGGCACGGTCCGGGTGCCCTTCCGGGGTTGCCTCTAGTGCTTTGAGCAGCACGCGGCCTGCCTCGCCCAGCGCGGTCTCCAGACCAGAGCTCTGATATGCCGTCCGCAACACGTTGCCCAGTGTGACCAGCACGGCGCCACGGTTGGCCAGATCCTCGGGCATCGCCTCCACCGCTGCCCGCGCCTGCGCGACCGCCTCCAATATCGAGTCCGAGCGCCCTGTGGCTTCGAACTCGCGTTGCAGCGACGTCACGAGATTC
This window encodes:
- a CDS encoding LamG-like jellyroll fold domain-containing protein — translated: MALAIVFGLCLPASAVANAGTPTEYPGLEAQYGLATGTPGGSDWTLGPVKNTIVDPNIDFSNLLPRLQQFAGAPTDAGIQWSGVIHVPTTGSYTFQWYGDNGFRMTIDGGSVIDHWVDDWNVPITATVNLTAGEHTLQAQYFQDFGGASAQLSWAPPGQSMAPVPASAFTVPPGYVPTLTDASLSADGTKVRMTFSKPLAAWPSAATGHLSVAGFPISSAALDPADPATLVVTLGGPLYKTWTDLTVGYDGTGGAAYADGSAVPLFYSGLANTSTADMTTPWASQVNPNNPLPDYPRPQMTRDRWQSLNGKWGFEGLPESTGATDVQKPPASNAHLTGSIVVPYPMESELSGVQQHYDYSFYRRTFTVPASWRADGQRVVLNFGAVNYQTTVWVNNVQVATHTGGYLPFSADITAALKGFGPQQITVGVTNTDAPNQPQGKQQLDPSGIFYTASSGIWQTVWLEPTSAKRLDQVVFTPNLPNAPSTAGASVTVDAVSGTSAGGRVHVTVTDGRRVVAEGTGTANTPFTIPLANPRLWSPSDPFLYRATVTLTDGWSWDPVGSYFGERTVGIGKVNGVSKILLNGTPTFVDATLDQGFWPDGIYTAPTDAALKWDVTETKAMGFNAIRKHIKVEPARWYYDADTTGMLVLQDMPSMNSGYTPTPADDTAFRSQLHQMAVDLRGETSIISFEPYNEGWGLDRNTVSNAVDEVKLAAAQVHADDPSRLVDAESGFNCCGSVNTDTGAGNVIDWHTYTGPADPQPDTADNRAAIDGEHGGWGLAIPTHDWDQGFINYAGAADTTQLTQKFVQTADAVRVEAQCQLSGSVYTQLTDVEGEVNGLWTYDRREPKMDVSQLAAANAKVIAAGSTAGDCGQNVVSKAGSWPLADGSGSVAKDTSGNGDDATLPNGGTWTTSGPNGGGLQLNGTDQYAQTQGPLLNSGGSYTVAAWVNLGKKGAFATAVSEDGTVNSVFFLQYDAADDRFAFSNANARAVANSGPGGGSPTTGTWYHLVGVRDGTANTMSIYVNGTLAGTTTVPPADMATGGLAIGRAKFGAQQVDFWPGSLDDVQIFPTALTAGQVSALG
- a CDS encoding CHAT domain-containing protein; its protein translation is MATDQDPPIDPTDPIALAQEAVRLEEKYRVTGRTEFVERAAEYFRTSLAMLPHDYAQRALVQTLAGICIKQLFDRTGQVQLLDEAEHLGRDALARTLPGDLCYASQFTLLGNVSMARYDYTGRVEALDEALAMHRRSESIATEDPVDRAARLTNLGNVLQRLFRRNGELSVLHEAIEASRNAVAVVPADHPDRARWQTNLVIVLRNLFERTGDTAVLREAVEAGRAAMAATPEDHPERDIPLSTLATALYRLAECTGDVELLTEALDLGRAGVAAIPADHPRRASMLSDFGATARLYYKYTGQTGVLAEAVYAGRAAVEATPIGDTLRPDHLSNLGIASREAFERTGDRELLTEAVKAGHDSVAATPPGHPALVVRATNLVTSLQREFEATGRSDSILEAVAQARAAVEAMPEDLANRGAVLVTLGNVLRTAYQSSGLETALGEAGRVLLKALEATPEGHPDRAGRLNDLGYTAMLLAEHTGLREGFAAAYSFFEQAEALVPPDHPGRLLILSNRAAMALAIFKFDKRPEIGEVAVAALRVVALNTPESDPFRASRLCNLGLALQTLAAERDTNADLLEEARTRFREAANLASASTLVRIQAGREQARLDLAAGAFEAALEAIERVVELIDQLAPASLVRSDRESRMARLDGLPAQAAAIALAAGRPGCAVELLERARGVLVAEALALRGGESARLRAAYPELAQSLDSARGTLTALDQGPESGSVTEIQVLASAAAKQHVAQQRDETRAEIEDVLSRIRALPTFEDFLRPGLTELAACAQAGPVVLVVCTPERCDALIVTGDAAEIVRHVPLPDLNHAAVVERSVVLWNARQRAVSRDLSPEQRVDPEQEIMQVLAWLWDAIAEPVLTALGVRATPGSGEHETRIWWCPVGVAAELPLHAAGHHDDPADRPGGRRTVLDRVVSSYTPTLLALRAAATADAASGPTGETDQTADAPAATPLIIAVPDLPGAPLPGAEREASALISLLPNAHVLSNPTRAEALDALPKHRIAHFACHGAADRKRPRQSHLLLADHETAPLTVADLVQLEFSADLAYLSACDTSVTAPQLADEALHLTGAFHLLGYRHVIGSLWPVDDHIAADLAVDVYTRLAEEGTTLNTKRAAEALHHAVRTVRAKHPTSPSLWAPYTHTGP
- a CDS encoding DUF1295 domain-containing protein, whose product is MDAIRICLYVYAGVCFATWLMSVLTREYSWVDRIWSVVPLAYTGIFAGAAGFHDARLNVMFALVALWGVRLTFNFARKGGYARGGEDYRWAVLRGRMAPWQFQLFNIFFITLYQNAILLLITLPADTALHHRTSFTVADGVLTVLFAAFLVGETVADQQQWRFQQAKRADLDAGREPSARFVTTGLFGSSRHPNFFFEQAQWWVIAGFGVAAARAVPVTVVGAILLTALFIGSTRFTESISLSRYPEYAEYQRRTSAVVPWWPRRGAA
- a CDS encoding peptidylprolyl isomerase, producing MKTHRRHMAGIGAFAAVAGLLLSGCASSGTVGSAAGSPTSVGSQASASDTATDTASTSASASDTATASAPDSASTSAPAAAGGAKSWPTEPPMTIDKTKAYTMTLHTSQGDIVIALNAAKAPHAVNSFNFLAAQNFYNGSRCHRLTTQGIYVLQCGDPTGTGSGGPGYQFQDENLAGATYPAGTAAMANAGPGTNGSQFFLVYKDAALPPNYTPFGTITSGLDVVTKVAAGGEDDANGAGDGRPKIDVVLNSVTVAAH
- a CDS encoding thiamine pyrophosphate-dependent enzyme — encoded protein: MNKTSAVAAVIEAFPEAPIVFTTGYTCRIARHLRDSPNHFYMVGSMGLAPSIAIGIAMQTGEPAVVVDGDGSLMMNPVGLLVAGPIRDLPLLHVLLDDGVYDSTGGQPTPSAGVDFGAWARGSGFGETLRADDEDALRTALARHTHVSTPTFLHCRVAADAGAPPPRIDADLADHADRLRRHVAGIAG
- a CDS encoding emopamil-binding family protein; the encoded protein is MADAVNLPLRERKIDVFFAVVFSAFVVTSCISDLLPTVGVDFSHPGGNFFVRSNYWYAHDADPLFMHPPDWMRIVTGLSAFVYMPFYIVLVLALTTGRNWIQLPSVIYATMIVTLTGIVVFGVEFFGESATRTGNPGKFLAFNLPYVLVPLLLLVRMRKPLPFARRF